The genome window AGTTCGAGACAAGCCTGTCCCCCGAACAGGCACCGGAAGAGACCGGCCTGCAACCACCCGTTTTGCGCGTGACGGTGGAGAACAGGGACAAGCAGCCGCTGGCCCGCATCCACGTCGGCCGGGCCGGGCCGGAAGGCACTCTGCATTACGCCCGGGTGGACGGCAAGCCGGGCCTGTACCAGATCAAAAGCCGGTTTCTGGATGAAATCCCGGCAACCCTCGACCGCTTCCGCGAAAAAGCCTCCTGACCGGCCCCACAGCCACTCCGATTTCTAGCCCACCGCCCGATTTTTTTTCTGCCGCCCACCCCGCGCAGGCCACAAAACCGCAAAATCCATGAGAGCATATCCCCATTCCGACAGGAGGCGCTCCCCACCCCGTATATAGAAAGGAGACTAAAGTTAGACTCAATATCTTGTGCAACCCTTCTCTCCCAACCCGTTTCACCAAAAATTATATTCACAAAAATACATTTAAAAACAATATGTTATAATAATTCCGATATTTTCTTAGACAAAACCCTTGACGCTCCACAATATATGGTGGTATCCTTCGTGACCAATACAAGATAAAGGATGCTGTAGAAGCGGAATCTGGGTTGCATCAAAGACAAACCGTCCAAATGGTTCGGTATGAGCAAACGCGGATTGACAGATCGAGGCGCAAGCCACCCAATTCCCTGCCCTGTTCGGCGGGTTACTTTAAAAACGTGTTCCGATTATCCAGTAGATTCCGGCCTGGCCGGGATCTGCGAAAAGGCCCTTCCCAACTCCTCAAATGTATTGAGCGCCGGCCGGAACCTCCGTTTTATTCATTCGGCAACAAAGCCCTTACCAAACGGCGTCGATTGGAATCGTTTTTTGGGACTCGGATCCTCTGGGATTCAGAATCCAAAAGTAACCCGCCTCCACCTCACTTTTAAATCTTGCCGGCACGGCAGTCCCGTTGTGCTTTACGATTCGGTTTTACGGGTTCTTTTGCCAAGGACAGACAAAACACCCCAGTGATGCGTGTTCCAGGCTGCCGTGTCGGCAGGATTTATGTATATTATAGGGAGAAGTAAGGATGACCCAGCCCATTCTGACATGCCACGTCCAGGGGGGGCCGGTCCCCGCCTACGCGCACCCGGGAGACGCCGGAGCGGATTTGTATGCAGCGGAGGACGCCCTGATTCCGGCGCGTGGACGCACGCTGGTGGCCACCGGCATCCGCATCGCCCTGCCTGCGGGCCATGTCGGCCTCATCTGGCCGCGCAGCGGGATGGCGGTCAAACAGGGGATCGATTGCGGCGCCGGGGTCATCGACGCACAGTACCGGGGCGAGGTGCGGGTGCTGCTGTTCAACCACTCGGACGACGACGTGACCGTAAAAAAAGGCGACCGCATCGCTCAACTTCTGGTACAACAAGTGGCACGGGTGGAATTTTTCCCGGTTGAGGATTTGGATGAGACGGCCCGCGGGGCCAACGGATTCGGTTCCAGCGGCTAGTTTTAGAATCTGACTTTTCATCTCCGCGTAGCATGAAGCTGAAGATCCATCAGTCCGAGATTGAGTTGCGAAAAGGCGACCTCACCGAAAGCGACACGGACGCCATCGTCAACGCGGCCAATTCCAATCTGGTATTGGGAGCGGGCGTGGCCGGGGCCATTCGCGCCAAAGGCGGCCCCCTCATCCATGAGGAATGCAAGATCATCAGCCACTGCCCGGTGGGCGAGGCGGTCATCACCTCCGGCGGCAACCTGAAAGCGGATTACGTCATCCATGCCGTCGGTCCCCGCCAGGGCGAAGGCGATGAAAACGAGAAGTTGAAAAACGCCACCCTCAGCAGCCTGCGCCTGGCCGACGACAACCTGCTGGCCTCCATCTCGTTTCCCGCCATCAGCACCGGCGTGTTTGGCTTTCCCATCGAGGACTGCGCCCGCATCATGCTGGAAACCGTGCAGGCCTACCTGTCCGGGAACACCGGCTTGCGCCTTGTCCGGTTCGTGCTGTTCGACGCCAAAAGCCTGGAAGTATTTGAAAAACAACTTGCTTCCATGGCAGAGACCTGATTTATTGGGAATGTGAAACGATTCCACGTATAATGAAGTGATTTGATTCTCTGACCATCCATTTTCTTTTTGGGGGACGACCATGAAATCTGGTTTCAAGGTCATGACCTTTCACCACACACCGAATCCGGAAGCGGCGCAGTTCATCATGAGCGGCGACGTCATCGTACGCGGTACGCGCACCTTCAGTTCCCCCGAAACCGCCCGCGGCGACAGCCTCGCCGAAGCTCTGTTCAACATCTACGGCGTGGAGAACGTGTTCATCAAGGAGAATTTCGTCACCATCACCAAATCACCGGTGGTCGGGTGGACCAGCATCATGGAACCGGTGCAGAACACGCTGGAACAACACATGACGTTTTACGAATCCTGTGATGAGGATCAAACAACGGAATCCACCACCAAAAACATTCTGGAAGAAGTGGAAGTCGAGGATTTCCCGAATCTGCCCAACGAAAAGAAGATGGAAGTCATCGACGCCTTGCTCGACCATGCCATCCGTCCGGCGCTGGCCAATGACGGCGGCGGCATCACCCTGTTGAACGTCAAAGACAAGGTGGTGCATGTGCATTACCAGGGTGCCTGCGGCAGTTGTCCCAGTTCCACCACCGGCACCTTGCAGTACATCGAAACCTTCCTGCAGAACACGCTCAGCCAGGACCTCAAGGTTCAGGCGGACAACGCCTCCCTCGTTTAAATCAAA of Nitrospina watsonii contains these proteins:
- the dut gene encoding dUTP diphosphatase, with the translated sequence MTQPILTCHVQGGPVPAYAHPGDAGADLYAAEDALIPARGRTLVATGIRIALPAGHVGLIWPRSGMAVKQGIDCGAGVIDAQYRGEVRVLLFNHSDDDVTVKKGDRIAQLLVQQVARVEFFPVEDLDETARGANGFGSSG
- a CDS encoding NifU family protein, which gives rise to MKSGFKVMTFHHTPNPEAAQFIMSGDVIVRGTRTFSSPETARGDSLAEALFNIYGVENVFIKENFVTITKSPVVGWTSIMEPVQNTLEQHMTFYESCDEDQTTESTTKNILEEVEVEDFPNLPNEKKMEVIDALLDHAIRPALANDGGGITLLNVKDKVVHVHYQGACGSCPSSTTGTLQYIETFLQNTLSQDLKVQADNASLV
- a CDS encoding macro domain-containing protein, coding for MKLKIHQSEIELRKGDLTESDTDAIVNAANSNLVLGAGVAGAIRAKGGPLIHEECKIISHCPVGEAVITSGGNLKADYVIHAVGPRQGEGDENEKLKNATLSSLRLADDNLLASISFPAISTGVFGFPIEDCARIMLETVQAYLSGNTGLRLVRFVLFDAKSLEVFEKQLASMAET